In one Thermosipho ferrireducens genomic region, the following are encoded:
- a CDS encoding HD-GYP domain-containing protein has product MYAPFWIEGYEHSQKLVGRASEYVVNIEDVKFYLLFPDVNINILNIVLPEAKKEHLKVLTPKEKVPFVAAQLNSKIRLSSLLKAIQSNICSLVKAEAASILLFKEDHLEFMVTVGEASGKIESIPVPMESIAGTIFLEGKVMIFNDLESEKKHFKGVDKAAKFITKNIVGAPIWAGEKKVGVIEVLNKDMGFSKEDAEVIEIFAGLIGKKLLSTWEYERMSRLFKNIILAITTAIDKRDKYTHDHSKNVADYSLKIGQVLGLSENDLEKLEISAILHDVGKIGVPDDILLKSGKLTKEEFKVIQSHTTIGAEIISKIKYTTKEIISGALEHHEKLDGSGYPNGKSNGEISLYGRIIGVADIYDALATKRPYKEPWPKEKILKILFEDSEKGKLDKKVVSALKKALK; this is encoded by the coding sequence TTGTACGCTCCTTTCTGGATAGAAGGATATGAACATTCTCAAAAGTTAGTTGGAAGAGCGTCTGAATATGTAGTAAATATAGAAGATGTAAAATTTTACCTTCTATTTCCAGATGTAAATATCAATATTTTAAACATTGTACTTCCAGAAGCAAAAAAAGAACATCTAAAAGTTTTAACACCAAAAGAAAAAGTTCCTTTTGTTGCTGCGCAATTAAACAGCAAAATAAGGCTGTCGAGTTTGCTGAAAGCTATACAATCAAACATTTGCTCATTGGTTAAAGCAGAAGCAGCCTCCATTTTATTATTCAAAGAAGATCATCTGGAATTTATGGTTACTGTGGGAGAAGCGAGTGGAAAAATAGAAAGTATACCTGTGCCAATGGAATCTATTGCAGGCACAATATTTCTTGAAGGAAAAGTCATGATTTTCAATGATTTAGAGTCAGAAAAGAAACATTTCAAAGGTGTAGACAAAGCAGCAAAGTTTATCACAAAAAATATAGTAGGTGCTCCTATATGGGCTGGAGAAAAAAAGGTAGGTGTAATCGAGGTCCTCAATAAGGATATGGGTTTTAGCAAAGAAGATGCTGAAGTTATAGAAATCTTTGCAGGATTAATTGGAAAAAAACTCCTTAGCACCTGGGAGTACGAAAGAATGAGCAGATTATTTAAAAACATAATTTTAGCAATAACTACGGCAATAGATAAACGTGATAAATATACTCATGATCATTCAAAAAACGTTGCAGACTATTCTTTGAAAATTGGTCAGGTTTTAGGTTTATCTGAGAATGATCTGGAAAAACTTGAAATCTCAGCTATATTACATGATGTGGGGAAAATTGGAGTTCCCGATGATATTTTACTCAAATCCGGGAAGCTAACTAAAGAAGAGTTTAAAGTCATACAGTCACATACAACTATTGGAGCAGAAATTATCTCAAAAATTAAGTACACCACAAAAGAGATAATATCAGGTGCCCTGGAACACCATGAAAAATTAGATGGTTCAGGTTATCCTAACGGAAAGAGCAACGGCGAAATATCTTTATACGGAAGAATAATAGGAGTTGCTGATATATACGACGCACTTGCAACAAAAAGACCATATAAAGAGCCATGGCCTAAAGAAAAAATTTTAAAAATCTTATTCGAAGACTCAGAAAAAGGAAAGTTAGACAAAAAAGTTGTATCTGCCCTGAAAAAAGCGCTTAAATAA
- a CDS encoding FecR family protein, with product MKKSMVFFLMLLSFTVFAGLSVIPDATQVYIGSEVNIKITLSDDSGNPIAGNVNVDFNVGGFENPEIIFEGINVDGEANVKYLAPLVEGSETISFSYAEEIFKVTLYFVKPQEEELETATAKIKDFSGTVAFKKANSDIWEALTMDTILSEGDELLTMQNSYVEIQFPDGSISKILENSQVLFKELKFANGKVAISIELKKGDTYNVVEKFLVSGSKFEIKTGSVTAGVRGTRFAVVNREGEAKIMTYEGKVFAYFADGKILPVPAGYSIGPVFAPPAPVEVPEEKFIKTKPEVEKPPVEEPEKKPEEIPEKVTQPQAPAQPVAAIPPMSIGPVNKDGQNYFVYSIAPEFNIGPVSLGIGFTAYATEVGGELYFGQPSSTPSTNIINAFTLNSIGLNIGPMAFRYGNMAPMSLGMGFTMRDYYKPTARAFDLQLSLGEINFYVHVPYELTKIYPLEFVQSDSVYFGEVVLNFALPLIGETELGLGVVYDMEASNVYTLNSATPVELAAILSLRKPVFGDFRLGVEVSVETGEELTTFGGFAGLYGKLWVANVTAGVYYTMDGFVPYIFNRNYSTNKLNNTLQGMDNPGGAGYLVGFDFETSYAAGRFYLSGLLSSESSPTLEGEARAIVPQIGAFSGLFITAYYYDETPFGEFLSPDTICTVKITYPLLGENLTGGIIFEWTGTEWQKGVIIGADIWR from the coding sequence ATGAAAAAGAGCATGGTATTTTTCCTCATGCTATTGAGCTTTACAGTTTTTGCCGGGTTATCAGTAATTCCTGATGCAACGCAGGTGTACATTGGTTCTGAAGTCAACATTAAAATAACTCTTTCTGATGATTCTGGAAATCCGATTGCTGGAAACGTAAACGTAGACTTCAACGTCGGTGGATTTGAAAATCCAGAGATTATATTCGAGGGGATAAACGTTGATGGTGAAGCAAATGTAAAATATCTGGCACCATTGGTTGAAGGTTCAGAGACAATTAGTTTTTCATACGCAGAAGAAATCTTCAAAGTTACACTGTACTTTGTAAAACCACAGGAAGAAGAACTTGAAACAGCAACGGCTAAAATTAAAGATTTTTCAGGAACTGTAGCATTTAAAAAAGCAAACTCAGATATATGGGAAGCTCTTACCATGGATACAATACTTTCAGAAGGCGATGAACTATTAACCATGCAAAATTCTTACGTGGAGATACAATTTCCAGATGGCAGTATATCAAAAATCCTTGAAAATTCACAGGTCTTATTTAAAGAACTCAAATTTGCTAATGGAAAAGTTGCAATCTCTATAGAACTCAAAAAAGGCGATACATACAACGTAGTCGAAAAATTTCTCGTCTCTGGATCAAAGTTCGAAATTAAAACGGGAAGTGTCACAGCAGGTGTTAGAGGTACAAGATTTGCCGTGGTTAACCGGGAAGGAGAGGCAAAAATAATGACATATGAAGGAAAAGTTTTTGCTTACTTTGCAGATGGAAAAATTCTACCAGTTCCCGCTGGATATAGCATAGGACCTGTTTTCGCTCCACCAGCGCCTGTGGAAGTTCCTGAAGAAAAATTCATAAAAACAAAACCTGAAGTAGAAAAACCACCTGTTGAAGAACCTGAAAAGAAACCTGAAGAAATCCCTGAAAAAGTTACTCAACCTCAGGCTCCAGCACAACCAGTTGCAGCAATACCACCTATGTCCATAGGACCTGTAAACAAGGATGGTCAAAACTATTTTGTATACTCAATTGCTCCTGAATTTAACATTGGACCGGTAAGTCTTGGTATAGGATTCACGGCGTATGCTACAGAAGTTGGTGGAGAATTATACTTTGGTCAACCATCCAGCACACCAAGTACTAACATAATAAACGCTTTCACGTTAAACTCAATAGGACTAAATATAGGACCTATGGCATTTAGATATGGCAACATGGCACCAATGTCTCTGGGAATGGGCTTTACAATGAGAGATTATTACAAACCTACTGCCAGGGCATTTGATCTTCAGTTAAGCTTAGGAGAAATTAACTTTTATGTACATGTGCCATACGAATTAACAAAAATCTATCCATTAGAGTTTGTACAATCAGATAGTGTATATTTTGGAGAAGTAGTATTGAATTTTGCTCTTCCTTTAATTGGAGAAACAGAGCTTGGACTTGGAGTAGTCTACGACATGGAAGCAAGCAATGTTTACACATTAAATTCTGCAACCCCTGTAGAACTTGCCGCTATTCTCTCGCTCAGGAAACCTGTTTTTGGTGATTTTAGACTCGGAGTTGAGGTTTCTGTAGAAACGGGAGAAGAGTTAACAACATTTGGAGGATTCGCAGGTTTATATGGAAAGTTATGGGTTGCCAACGTAACCGCTGGTGTTTACTATACAATGGATGGCTTTGTTCCATACATATTCAACAGAAATTACAGCACAAATAAGCTTAACAACACATTACAGGGAATGGACAATCCTGGAGGAGCAGGCTACTTAGTAGGATTTGACTTTGAAACGTCATACGCAGCTGGAAGATTTTACTTGAGCGGATTACTTTCTTCCGAATCCAGTCCAACACTTGAAGGTGAAGCAAGAGCAATTGTACCTCAAATAGGTGCATTCAGTGGTTTGTTTATTACAGCATATTATTACGATGAAACACCATTTGGAGAATTTTTAAGTCCGGATACCATATGTACTGTAAAAATAACCTACCCACTTCTTGGGGAGAACCTGACAGGCGGAATAATTTTTGAGTGGACTGGAACTGAATGGCAAAAAGGTGTAATAATTGGCGCCGACATCTGGAGGTGA
- a CDS encoding DUF3307 domain-containing protein produces the protein MSKFIHLFLGHLVGDYVFQNSWIARGKSKRLNVLIIHIGIIFLSQLVVILGLDFNRKTLIAVSLVALMHLFIDLFKFYFRRKKFSRTTYYYIFDQSLHVLSLLIVLPVFKQSNFFIPDKIAAVISVAIFNAYLLGIFTHFLNGGGIYKRDLYGYFFRAIAPLFYVFGGLSYGIYIIVSGVLAIYTFKKHQVLSWTLSAIFTVILLEVML, from the coding sequence ATGAGCAAATTTATTCACCTTTTTCTCGGGCATCTTGTAGGAGATTACGTTTTTCAGAATAGCTGGATAGCAAGAGGCAAATCAAAAAGATTAAATGTTTTGATAATTCATATAGGAATAATATTTCTAAGCCAACTCGTTGTAATATTAGGATTGGATTTCAATAGAAAAACTTTAATAGCTGTGTCTTTGGTTGCACTCATGCATCTTTTCATTGATTTATTTAAGTTTTATTTTAGACGTAAAAAATTCTCCAGGACAACATACTATTATATTTTCGATCAGAGTTTACATGTTCTAAGCTTATTAATAGTACTTCCCGTATTTAAACAAAGTAACTTTTTCATTCCAGACAAAATTGCAGCGGTTATTTCCGTTGCTATATTTAACGCGTATCTTCTTGGTATATTTACCCACTTCCTGAACGGGGGAGGTATTTATAAAAGAGATTTGTATGGGTATTTCTTCAGAGCCATTGCCCCGTTGTTTTACGTATTTGGTGGTTTATCTTATGGAATATATATAATAGTGTCAGGTGTGTTAGCTATTTACACATTTAAAAAACATCAGGTTTTATCCTGGACTTTGTCAGCAATTTTCACAGTAATATTACTGGAGGTGATGTTATGA
- a CDS encoding HD-GYP domain-containing protein produces MFKILNHIFDQGYSITINGSGKAGNSLILELKDEKFHIKIYDQIPPGYVVNLLASELGVFDPEFALESVTTIVNVENLEEFLHNAQKCWQKYGIFNVEYEEKEDNFEIKDNCMNFPIKSSSSGVLGKLKIYGNLNTKFVLNFLTISDTIVSILEGLIIRHRISELLKSTMSALAEALGRRVEIENEKRKFIENNIIKLGEKFGFDKELMRLCAQVYDIGKIGVPDKVFKKQTLTEEEQKLVEKHVDFGYEILNKIEGIPGEILDAVLFHHERIDGSGPKKVKKVPLIAQIVGLVDELANYPEKDLKKEIEKLKGKFSDTILEEMKKSL; encoded by the coding sequence ATGTTTAAGATACTAAATCATATATTTGACCAGGGTTACAGTATTACCATAAATGGTTCTGGAAAAGCTGGAAATTCTCTTATTTTAGAACTAAAAGATGAAAAGTTTCATATAAAAATTTATGATCAGATTCCGCCAGGTTATGTCGTTAACCTTCTTGCTTCAGAATTGGGAGTTTTTGATCCAGAATTTGCTTTAGAAAGTGTTACTACCATAGTAAATGTTGAAAACCTTGAAGAGTTTTTACACAATGCTCAAAAATGCTGGCAAAAATATGGCATTTTTAATGTAGAATATGAAGAGAAGGAAGATAACTTTGAAATAAAAGATAATTGCATGAACTTTCCTATAAAAAGTAGTTCATCTGGAGTACTGGGAAAATTGAAAATTTATGGTAATTTAAATACAAAATTTGTTTTAAATTTTCTAACAATTTCTGATACTATAGTCTCTATTCTGGAAGGATTAATAATAAGGCATAGAATATCAGAACTTTTAAAAAGTACTATGTCTGCTCTTGCAGAAGCCCTTGGAAGAAGAGTTGAAATTGAAAATGAAAAGAGAAAATTTATTGAAAACAATATCATAAAATTAGGCGAAAAATTTGGTTTTGATAAAGAATTAATGAGACTATGTGCTCAGGTATACGATATAGGTAAAATAGGAGTACCCGATAAAGTTTTCAAAAAGCAAACACTAACAGAAGAGGAACAAAAACTTGTTGAAAAACATGTAGACTTTGGATATGAAATATTAAACAAAATAGAAGGAATTCCTGGTGAGATTTTAGATGCTGTATTATTTCATCATGAGCGAATAGACGGAAGCGGACCTAAAAAGGTTAAAAAAGTTCCGCTAATAGCCCAGATAGTAGGACTTGTTGATGAATTGGCTAATTATCCTGAAAAAGATTTGAAAAAAGAAATCGAAAAATTAAAAGGAAAATTTTCTGACACCATATTAGAGGAGATGAAAAAATCGTTATGA
- a CDS encoding CHASE2 domain-containing protein produces MKSKIIYILSIALIAGYILVYFLQLPWIEFFELKIMDLMYRMRGNIEINADVLIVGIDEYSLTSLEAEGDVWPWSRYHYGKVVKKLFEAGAKAVVFDVSFTENDEVNPKYDTYFASILLRYKNVILGTYLINDKETYERYNEKIKEKLLNNTSYLNYTYKMKNFRNLRLITPISIYKVRPPISKLSAVVPSATYEIGEIDIDGVVRSLPLFIKEVWAQEVGLTSGFLPHMDVMAAALYFGKNLESLTVDFKTKTVDLDKRKIRFDSNGLFRLFYYGDRVFKEIPFYDVETGNFPNEIFKNKIVLIGYTATAKGLYDLRITPFSNNTPGVYIHATAIQNMISGDTLIRAPMWIRIIILIGSLILVDIFLMKKKIRWNILAFLIVPAILLLGYYLFLNQYYMDVFYSIFSSVTLSTVGLSMNLLRESREKKKMKEYLYRYVPDTVADYLVKKGKLELGGENREIVVLFSDVKGFTSLSEKKSAEEVVKILNGYLTRMSEVIRNKYGGTIDKFVGDAIMAIFGAPVSYENDIERALKCALDMRKELNRFNEEMGINLDSGIGIHFGPAVVGNIGAPFRMDYTSIGDTINTCSRMEHLTRELDADIIVSDVIVKNTKNFEFKYLGEFSVKGKSKPLKLYELKGVKKNNV; encoded by the coding sequence TTGAAATCGAAAATAATTTATATTCTCTCTATTGCCTTAATAGCAGGGTATATATTGGTGTATTTTTTACAACTTCCATGGATTGAGTTTTTTGAATTAAAAATCATGGATTTAATGTATAGAATGAGGGGAAATATCGAAATTAACGCTGACGTTTTAATAGTTGGAATTGATGAGTACTCGCTAACATCGTTAGAAGCAGAAGGAGATGTATGGCCCTGGTCCAGATATCATTATGGAAAAGTCGTAAAAAAGCTATTTGAAGCAGGGGCAAAAGCTGTTGTCTTTGATGTTTCCTTTACCGAAAATGATGAAGTAAATCCAAAGTATGACACATATTTTGCAAGTATTCTGTTAAGATATAAAAATGTTATACTTGGAACATATCTTATAAATGACAAAGAAACATATGAAAGGTATAACGAAAAAATTAAAGAGAAACTCTTAAACAATACTTCTTATTTAAATTATACATACAAAATGAAAAATTTCAGAAATTTGCGGCTAATAACACCAATTAGTATATATAAAGTAAGACCACCGATATCCAAATTATCCGCAGTTGTTCCTTCTGCTACATATGAAATAGGTGAAATAGATATAGATGGTGTCGTTAGAAGCCTGCCACTTTTTATAAAAGAAGTATGGGCTCAGGAAGTTGGACTAACATCTGGATTTTTACCCCATATGGATGTAATGGCTGCCGCTTTATATTTTGGAAAAAATTTAGAAAGTTTAACTGTAGATTTCAAAACTAAAACGGTTGATTTAGATAAAAGAAAAATTAGATTTGATTCAAATGGATTATTTAGATTATTTTATTATGGAGATAGAGTTTTTAAAGAGATTCCTTTCTACGACGTTGAGACTGGAAACTTCCCAAATGAAATCTTTAAAAATAAAATCGTTTTGATTGGATACACTGCAACTGCCAAAGGTCTGTACGATTTGAGAATAACTCCCTTTTCAAACAATACACCAGGAGTCTATATACACGCCACAGCTATTCAAAACATGATCAGCGGAGATACCCTCATAAGAGCTCCCATGTGGATAAGAATAATAATTTTAATTGGTTCGTTAATTTTAGTTGATATATTTCTCATGAAAAAGAAAATTAGATGGAACATCCTGGCTTTTTTAATAGTACCTGCTATTTTACTTCTGGGATACTATCTTTTTTTGAATCAATATTATATGGACGTTTTTTATTCCATTTTTTCTTCTGTAACATTGAGTACTGTAGGATTAAGTATGAATCTTTTACGCGAAAGTAGAGAAAAAAAGAAAATGAAAGAATATTTGTACAGATATGTACCTGACACTGTAGCAGATTATCTTGTGAAAAAAGGAAAATTAGAACTTGGCGGAGAAAATCGAGAAATAGTGGTACTGTTTTCAGATGTGAAGGGATTCACATCCCTATCAGAAAAAAAGTCTGCTGAAGAAGTTGTAAAAATCCTGAATGGATACTTAACACGTATGAGTGAGGTTATAAGAAATAAATACGGCGGAACTATCGACAAGTTTGTAGGTGATGCTATTATGGCTATATTCGGTGCACCTGTTTCGTATGAAAATGATATTGAAAGGGCCTTAAAATGTGCTCTTGATATGAGAAAGGAACTTAACCGCTTCAATGAAGAAATGGGAATCAACCTTGATAGTGGCATTGGAATACATTTTGGTCCAGCAGTTGTAGGAAACATAGGAGCACCGTTTAGAATGGACTATACATCCATAGGAGATACAATAAATACCTGTTCCCGGATGGAACATCTCACAAGGGAGCTGGATGCTGACATAATAGTTTCAGATGTTATAGTAAAAAACACTAAAAATTTTGAATTTAAATATCTTGGTGAATTTTCCGTTAAAGGAAAAAGTAAACCTTTAAAACTTTATGAGTTGAAAGGAGTTAAAAAAAATAATGTTTAA
- a CDS encoding tRNA1(Val) (adenine(37)-N6)-methyltransferase, whose protein sequence is MIKLPPFDKNLGRNIKVIDFPGHKPTHASVLLLWYSKPTSDVKNVVELGSGTGFVTFGLKILYNLKVTGIEKEKELVEAANAGIKMNRLNNINFLNEDVKNIKKRMLPEQFDMVIFNPPYHLGPASNNYLRKTARTANKETLKNFVETASYLLRNRGTFVTIIAPYRLPDYFQTLQKFKLIPQQMCIAYGKKAELVLIRGRKNGGAHLEIDQPVFL, encoded by the coding sequence ATGATAAAGCTACCACCTTTTGATAAAAATTTAGGACGCAATATAAAAGTTATAGACTTTCCTGGACATAAACCGACACATGCGTCGGTTCTTTTGTTATGGTATTCAAAACCAACAAGTGATGTAAAAAATGTAGTAGAACTTGGAAGTGGCACAGGATTTGTAACATTTGGATTGAAAATATTGTACAACTTAAAAGTTACAGGGATAGAAAAAGAAAAAGAACTTGTTGAAGCAGCAAATGCAGGAATAAAAATGAACAGACTAAACAATATCAATTTTTTAAATGAAGACGTTAAAAATATTAAAAAAAGAATGTTGCCAGAACAATTTGATATGGTGATTTTTAATCCCCCATATCATTTAGGTCCAGCAAGCAACAATTATTTAAGAAAAACTGCCAGAACAGCTAATAAAGAAACTCTCAAAAACTTTGTGGAAACGGCAAGTTATCTTTTAAGAAACAGAGGAACATTTGTCACCATAATCGCTCCATACCGTTTGCCTGATTATTTTCAAACACTTCAAAAGTTTAAACTCATCCCTCAACAAATGTGTATTGCTTATGGCAAGAAAGCAGAACTCGTCTTAATCCGGGGAAGAAAAAATGGGGGAGCACACCTTGAAATAGACCAACCTGTTTTTCTGTGA
- the flgL gene encoding flagellar hook-associated protein FlgL translates to MRITNGMINERTLFNIQHSLYRIGKLHDKLSSGKEVQYPSDDAVVATRASNISSRMRELKQYKRNVEHVQSFVNIYDTTLQELSSVYQRIRELIVRGANGTNDVAERESIAQELEKLKEHLEEIANTKLGDEYIFGGARSDLQPVKEGEIQTPISADVKRKVNVMGYKLEYGLTVHDVFKLKTGKSAFTVLDDAIKALREGNEQKLSNITLKEVITLENSVMEHFARVGATSRTLELVNKRITDVNTFLTEYLSKEQDADLTKVLTDLSMEQSVLQAALKSAAQVLQKTLVDFVR, encoded by the coding sequence ATGAGAATCACCAATGGAATGATAAATGAACGTACATTGTTTAATATTCAGCATAGTCTGTACAGAATAGGAAAGCTTCATGATAAGTTGTCTTCCGGAAAAGAGGTTCAATATCCAAGCGATGATGCTGTTGTTGCAACAAGAGCCTCAAACATCTCAAGTAGAATGAGAGAACTAAAACAGTACAAAAGGAATGTAGAACACGTTCAAAGCTTTGTAAATATATATGATACTACACTCCAGGAACTTTCATCTGTGTATCAAAGAATTCGCGAACTAATTGTAAGAGGTGCTAACGGGACAAATGATGTGGCAGAGCGGGAAAGTATTGCTCAAGAACTTGAAAAATTAAAAGAACATCTTGAAGAAATTGCAAACACAAAACTTGGTGACGAGTACATTTTCGGTGGTGCAAGATCAGATTTGCAACCTGTAAAAGAAGGTGAAATTCAAACACCAATTTCTGCAGATGTAAAAAGAAAAGTAAATGTAATGGGATATAAATTAGAATATGGTTTAACAGTACACGATGTGTTTAAATTAAAGACAGGAAAAAGTGCATTTACTGTATTAGATGATGCTATAAAAGCTTTAAGGGAAGGGAACGAACAAAAGCTGTCAAACATCACGTTAAAGGAAGTTATAACTCTGGAAAACTCAGTAATGGAACATTTTGCACGAGTAGGTGCAACATCGAGAACCCTGGAATTAGTTAATAAAAGAATCACCGATGTTAATACATTTTTAACTGAATACCTTTCAAAAGAACAGGATGCGGACTTGACAAAGGTTCTTACTGATCTATCTATGGAACAATCTGTACTTCAAGCTGCTTTGAAATCAGCTGCTCAGGTTTTACAAAAAACGCTGGTGGATTTTGTTAGATGA